The segment TGATCTTTTCTTGATATTACACTTTTGCAGGATATCTATTGTTTGAATTCTGATGGATCTCTTTTCGATGCTGCATGGATTTCAGCTGTGGCTGCCTTTACACATTGTATGTTCATTTATTTTTGCTGTCTATTGACATGATGCCCTCCACTATTTCATTATGGTACAATTTGGAAACATCAATACCCTATAGTTCTCTGCTAACTGTTACTTCATCATCTGAGCACCGATTGCATATTACTGATTCATTCTCTTCTATGCGTTAGGATTAGACATTGTTAATTGATAATCATTTGAATGCTGTACTGGTCGTTTTCGAATTATAAACTTTGTAACACCTTTTTGAAGTTCTGTATGACGTGACACGAAATACAATAGTGTTTGTTTGTGGTGTGTTGGTGTGACTGTGTGCTTGCTAAAGTTCTTATTGTAGTGTGACCTTTAGTAAGACCCGCAATCATGATTGATTAGGGCAGGGACTGATGTAGTATATGGGGGGTGAATGGTTCTAGAACTGGTCGGCCTATAGAATAGAAGATCAACAAGAATTAGAGAAGCATTTAGTGGGAAGCAGGGAGATAGATAAGTAGTTATTCCGTACTTTCTTAATCTCCAAAGTGCATAATCCTCCTTCTATAGCAGCCCTTCGAAATTGGAATAAACCTCATAGATAAGCTATAAGTACTCTATCAATATTTGACTACAAACCAACCAACTAAACAGATCGTAAAATTTGAATCTGAATTAAACGACTAACTTGATAACCAAGTGTGGACTAGCTTCTTGCTGTTGCTTCCACCGGCCTTAGCTGTTGTGGCTGTTACTTCACTTGTGCTGCTACTAATGCACATGTCCACAATACTTGACCTGTAAAGAACCTAAATAGATTTGGCTCCCCCACAGGAATGAAGGAATTCGAATAGTATAGATGATCTAATTAGGCATACCTTTTGGTTTAGTTTGTGTGGGCTAGGAATACCGTAGCTAGAGTCCTGTAGTTTCCTTTGAACTTTGAACGAATCTAAGATTGACGACGAACAAAAGGGAGGAATTAGATTTAATGCGGAGGAACTGTGACTCAATGTCTAACACAAagtgttatttttattttatttctgaaATAAGTATATTTTTTGTCTGTTGAATTGGGGTTCAGTGTATTTTTTGTATGGAACTTCCTGATGAAACCAATTAACCTCTCAAGCTGATTTTCTCAGCCTATGATAGTTTCAAAAGCTCAAGTGGTTAAAAAAGAACTAGCCCAAAAATTCAAGGACTAAAAGGACGCATATCCTTTTATGGTCCTAAATATTTCAATATGTCAGTTTTTAATTGAGAAATGAGGTATAGTGTAGTAAGAGAATTGCTTCCTACTGTGGTACTATGTATCCATCAAGTTTATGCCTAGATTCTTCAAAACTAGAATACAAGATAATTTTTGGAGAATACAAGTTACTCTTTTACAGAAAACTAGCTAAGTGCCTGTGCGTTGCAACGAAAACACAAACATTAGACGCGGTAACATCAATCACAAACTTAAGGAATGAAGATGTGGATGCGCTATAGGAGTTCCACCGAACGAATACGTTGGGAGCGATactgtagtttgatttcaaatgggttaaaaaaattaggaggagattatctactaatttctctcctaatttcttcatttattttcattagtagaACATGTCCCATATCCATAGCCGGTAAGAGACGGGGAGACAGAGAAATAAGGTGGATGACaaaagtgggtaaattatttgaattttagggggTTTTATTAGATGGGAGGGGAGTAGGGGGAAGAGGTAACGTGGGAATCAactcatgttttatatagtaaGAGAAaacaactcgtgttttatatagtagatatATGTGCTCTTTGGTGTCCTAACAAGGCAGTTCCTGTTTGACAACATTGATGAATTTTAAATACAACaatttcttgcttgctttttgaTGTTTTCCTGTAGTCAAATGAACATTTGGGTAACTTAGCTGCTATATGATGATAATGTCCTTTTTGCGCTACTGGAACTGCTCAATGCATATTCCACTTTTACGGCAAAATTACAAGTGCAAACATCCCTGCTGTCATTGGAAATGTGAAAAATGGTCATAGATTCCATTATATTTTGCTTGGGGGCATGGAGGAGTTTCAAGTTAACATTGTTACCAATGTTCTGGTGTTCATGCACACCTATTGAACTGTTTCCAAGAGTATGGCCATTAGGAGCATTCTGTGTTAATTTCTCATTAGATAGtacattaaaaatatatttagttatGTTTTGTTGATCAAAATATTCACTTGGGCAACTTTCATTTTGTTCGATTTGACATGAAATGTTTAGGGAGGCAGGCCAAGTTATCAACTGTGCTATGCTTGTTTGTTCACCTTTTTTATTCTGCAAATAAGTTTGCTTCACTCATCTCCATTTTATGGCTCCTGTTTTAGTGTCTTCATGGTAAGATCTGTTGCTACCATTGTTATTCTTCACTAATCACTACTAATAATATGCTATTTTTTCAGTGGAAATTCCTTTAGTATCTGTCGGTGACGATGGTAGAGTATTTACTGTTGGAGGCAATGAAGGaaaaaccaaatttgaattGGTAAATAGAGAGAAGAGGAAGCTTGCACTTGGCGACATTCCATTTTCCCTTACTTGTGCACTTCACAAAGATAGTATTCTAGCGGACCCAACTTCTGAAGAAGAATCGGTAATAGAGACCTCTGTGACTGTTGTTGTAGATTCTTCAGACCGCCTAGTGTTAATACAAAAACTTGGAGGCAGTGTGACATCCATGGCAACTATTAAGGTTAGCTAATCTGAGCTTATCAACATATTTCATTTATACTTTTCCGTCTATGGTAAATGTGGTACTTTTGAGTGTTGCAGCAGATGTGTCATCAACAGAGAACAgactttcttttattttatttgataaaCAAGATATTATCCCTGTGTAATAACTGAGAGGTCAGAGGATTGCTAAGATAATACAATTTAAAGTCTTGTAATCTTAACATTTGATTGGGTTGTGAGCGTTGGCTCCTTATTCTGTTATCACATTCACCACCTGCATATTAGTATGTACATTCCACTAAATATGATGTATATTTAGGCTAATTACTGCTACTTGTATTTCGTATCATATCCTGCAGGAGTGCATTAGCTTGGCGAAAGAAAGGAGACGAAAGTTAAGAGATATTCTGACAGACTCTGTCGAAGCCATGGAAGTTGATCAAACTGAATGAGTCTGTGAAATAGTTAATCTGACCAGATGATTTCTTGGTGGTTCTTTCTCCCTGTCTCGGCTGTATTGGTAGTGACAGAAATTTTGTTTTACCTTCAGATGCTATCTGTTTAGTTAGACAAGAAGAGGTTTGTGGCGATATGTACCCTGCACATGATTCTTCACTTAAGATACTACCAAAGTAGCTTGATACTTTTATTTGATTATCTGTTCGCAATGCTCCATTTTTCGTAAGTGCCATCTCAGCTGTGAACGTCAGTTTTGATGTATTTCACTTTGACTAATTACTATGCTCTGCTACTGGTGATACATTCACCTAAATGGCTACTTGGGAGACGTCTAGTTGTGAATACATTGCTTTTGCTCAACTGCAGTATTGAACTCCTAGGGTGTGGTGTTATAGAGCCAAATATTGTTTGATGGGCTCCGAGTGACCTGTGACCAAATCATTCGAGTTGTCTGAGAGCTACCCGGAAAACATATGTTGCAGGATAACAGCCAAGTACAATGATTTCCATGTGAAGTCTCATATTATCCTTCGCCGCTTCATTCAAAGCCAGTCATTAAAAGTAAAGAGTTTTATCATCGCACACTGCAGTATGCAAATTTGTTGGCCGTGGAGGCATTTTATTATGGTACACCTGTTAAGAATCCTGATAAGCGTCAACGTTCTGGATGCAACATTACAGTATGCCGTGGATGTTTGCCGTTCGTCTACCTACAATCTCGTCTGCATCCTGCAAACAGTCgaatatgagtatatgaacaaTATGCACTCATCATGTGTAGTTCGGGTGCGAAACGCGCTTGACCATTGGACCATGATGACGCTTGGCCTTTGGATGAGTGAGGTTGGGGGAAAATACAGAGCCTCATTTGCCTCGACCCCCTCCCTCATATCTTAAGCTGCAACTGCAGGTAATCCGGTCCAGGTGGAGTTAAGAATGCACATTTGGGAGTTGTCATCAACCATGAGTCAAGACCATATAATTCTAAGGCCGTTACAAGTGAACCCCACCCAATAAGATGCAACTGTATGCAAAACCAAACTCCTAACAATTATGCTGACCCCAAACTCACGATCTCATCATAGTAGACGAAGAATATAACAGTGGCAATGACAATATTACAAACCCAATCAAgtggtcttcttctttttctttgacttgagcATCACAAGGCCCACAAAGACGCTCAAGAACGAAAGGAGAAGCACGCCGGCAAACACTGGTATCAAAATCGCATACTCTTGAGGCAGGAAGTACTTGTGGACAAAGTGGTTACTGTCAACAAATGGCTAGGTGGGAACAAGAGAACAAAATAACTATTCAGAAACAAATCATAAAAGTTCTTTTGAATTGAAATTGAAAAGGCGTAGAAGTTACTAACCAGGATAATGACCCAGAAAGTGTAGTAGCTAAAGATGGATAAGCTTGTCAAAGTCAACAGAAAACCAACTGCCTTATCGCCCAATTCCATTTCTGAAAATTATTGAAATTAACAAACTGGTTAGGGGCATAAATTGGCTAATGAATGATCATGATAATCCAAAGCAAATTTCAGTTACGTTATGATGGGTTCATTACTTTGAGTTGCGCAAAAGTAGAACTGCATCAAAACAACATAGTATGGGAAAAGTAAACTAGACTGCTAGAACTCCAAATTTTCTCAAGGGAGACGAGCAGCCACTCCACTGCTAGGCCTGTTTTAGCAATACACCCAAATGAATGCAAAAGAAATAAACACGAAAAAATGCTGTTGAAACAAAACAGTACTAGCTTAGTAACACTCATACTATGATGTGCTGTCACAAAGTGCTATATCCCAAATTTAGGCATTGCACATCCAGAT is part of the Phragmites australis chromosome 12, lpPhrAust1.1, whole genome shotgun sequence genome and harbors:
- the LOC133886614 gene encoding dolichol-phosphate mannose synthase subunit 2 — protein: MELGDKAVGFLLTLTSLSIFSYYTFWVIILPFVDSNHFVHKYFLPQEYAILIPVFAGVLLLSFLSVFVGLVMLKSKKKKKTT